GCGCGGGTGCCTGGGCGCTGGTGAGCCAGCTTGTGGTGGCAGAGGCGATCAGTTGCATCTTGGTGTGGAAGGCGGCGCGGTGGCGTCCGAAGTTCCAGTTCTCGAAGAGCGAGTTCTTCGATATGGCGAAATTCGGAAACAAGGTGATCACGGTCGACCTGATTGTGGCGATGCGACCGGCGGCCGAGGCGGCGATCATCTCGACAGTCCTCGGGCCGGCCGCACTCGGCTTCCTGAGCATCGCCCAACGACTGGTCCAGGTCACGCAGGATTTGGGTGGCAAGGCGTTGGTTCCGGTTTCCACGGTGGTGTTCGCCAAGGTCCGTGAATCCCCGCAGCGGTTGCAGTCGGCATATGTGAAGGCGTTGGGCATCGCATACGCCGCTGTATCTCCGCTCATGACCGTGGTCGTTGTCGGCGGGACGCTGGTCGTCCCACTTCTCTTCGGCCAAGGATGGGACCAGAGTGTGCCGGTGGCACAAGCGCTCGGCCTGGCCGCGATCCTCACGCTGGGCGCAATCATCGATCAGCGTCTCTATTACGGAATCGGTAAACCGGGGCGTTGGCTGATATATGCGGCCTGCATCGGTGCGCTTGAGATCACGGTGACCGCGCTGGTGGCTCGTCACGGTCTGAACTGGGTGGCGATCGGATTCGTCACGGTGGCCTTCGTGGCGACCGTCGTCCGGTGGGTTCTGGTCGGCCGGCTGCTGGATATCCGGTCGCGGACACTGGCGATGGTTTTCGCCGCGGCATCGGTGGCTGTCGCCGGGTCGGCGGGGGCGGGACTCCTCGTCCTGACCGTCACCGGGAGGTGGGCCCCGGCATGGTCATTGACGGCTGTGATTTTGACGGTGGGTCTCGTACACATCGGAATCGTCCGGGTCGTCTCACCAGAGGTGTATCGGACCGTACGTTCGTTGGTGCACCGCGCACCCCGGGAAGACGAGTCATCGTGATACACAGAGGGTTCGAGCAACGAGTCACCCCCCGCCGTGATACCGCTGGCGGCGGCGCGCGATCGGCGCGGGCACGATCGATTTTCGTCCAGCAACCAGCCCAAGACGATGTGTCGCCGTGAAGGGCAGATCAAGCGATCATCGGTCATGAACAACAGCGCGGTCCCGAATTACGCCTGTCCCGTTGCCCATTCCAAGATCAATGCGCGGGCGGGTTCGGAAAAAACGCTGTCAAAATGCTG
This genomic window from Mycolicibacterium goodii contains:
- a CDS encoding oligosaccharide flippase family protein, producing the protein MAGPGNRSDKPEALDSDAPATGEAPVEPLGRSAAAGTLWLTAAQWLMRLTGLITVAVLTRLLTPEDFGVVAAAMTVTPFILLLADLGLSTYVIQVKHADQRLLSTAFWYSLSMAIALMTAMAVFAPVIAVMFNLPGAAPVLRGCSLAAGFIVLCSVPAALLRREMRFRELSLQWLVSAVIAQVVAVVLAFHGAGAWALVSQLVVAEAISCILVWKAARWRPKFQFSKSEFFDMAKFGNKVITVDLIVAMRPAAEAAIISTVLGPAALGFLSIAQRLVQVTQDLGGKALVPVSTVVFAKVRESPQRLQSAYVKALGIAYAAVSPLMTVVVVGGTLVVPLLFGQGWDQSVPVAQALGLAAILTLGAIIDQRLYYGIGKPGRWLIYAACIGALEITVTALVARHGLNWVAIGFVTVAFVATVVRWVLVGRLLDIRSRTLAMVFAAASVAVAGSAGAGLLVLTVTGRWAPAWSLTAVILTVGLVHIGIVRVVSPEVYRTVRSLVHRAPREDESS